TACAGGTGGTGATGGAACCGTCGTTGAGTATAACGGAAAAAATATTATTATGATCGGTTCCAATAATTATCTTGGATTAACAAATCATCCAAGGTTAATTGAGGCAGCTGAAAATGCATTGAGGAAGTACGGGACGGGAAGAACTGGGAGTCGCTTTTTAAATGGGACAATTGATATTCATTTGGAATTCGAAAAAGAACTGGCAGAGTTTGTTGGAAAAGAATCGGCATTAATCTTCTCAACCGGTTATCTTGTAAATCTTGGTGTAATCTCTACACTGCTTGGAAAGAATGATGTAGTGGTTATAGACAGACTTGACCATGCAAGTATAGTTGACGGTTGTCTTCTTTCCAGAGCTGAAATATTAAGGTTCAGACATAATGATATAGAGAATTTGAAGCAAGTTATTTTTAGAATTCCAAAAGATAAGGGAGTCCTGGTTGTTGTAGATGGTATTTTTTCTATGGAAGGGGATATCGCTAAGCTGCCGGAAATTGTTGAAATAGTGAAAAATAGAAAAGGTGCAAGGTTAATGGTGGATGATGCCCATTCTTTAGGTGTATTGGGACCAAAGGGAAGCGGTACTTCTTCTCATTTCGGACTTACAGAGCATGTAGATTTGATAATGGGGACGTTTTCAAAATCCTTTGCAGCTGTCGGTGGATTTATAGCTGGAGATGAATATGTTATAGATTATATCAGGCATCATACGAGAAGTTTTATTTTTACCGCAAGCCTTCCGCCTAGCGTCGTTGCATCCACAAGGGAAGCTTTAAAAATAATAAAAGAAGATGACCAGAGGCGTGAAAATCTTTGGAAAATAAGTAATTATATGAGAGATTCTTTCAAGAGTTTAGGATTCGATACTTCAACAAGTGAGACCCCGATTATACCTATAGTTATCGGGGATAGTATCAAGACTTTCCTATTTTGGAAGAAGCTATTTCAGGAGGGTGTATATACAAATGCAGTTGTTGCACCTGCCGTTCCTGAAAATTCTGCACGATTGAGAACCAGCTATATCGCTACTCATACATTTGAGCAGATGGATTATGTTTTAAGTAAGTTTGAGAAAGTAGGCAAAGAGCTGGGAATAATATAATTAGAATTGGTAAAATGTGATAAATTTCCATTATAACAGATTTTTATTGACAGGTTCTGCGGTTTATATAGTTTTAGTGTTAGCTATTTTTATAGGTTGTGCTGCTATATCACCTCCTACTGGTGGTCCAGAGGACAAAAGGGGACCAGTTTTAATATCAACAATACCTGAAAATCAGTCGACAAATATATCGGACCTCGATTATATAGAATTTATTTTCGATGAGCACATCCAAATTAGGAATCCTGAGGTTTATCTTTCTATCACGCCAAGTTTAGATTATAAACCTGAGATAAAGGTTAAGAAAAAGAGAATAATAATTGAAAATTTGAAAAGTTTAAAAGATAATACAACTTATGTATTTTCCTTTGGAAGGTCTGTACAGGATGTTCATGGAAACTTTGTTGATAAGGAAGTTAAACTTGCATTTTCAACGGGAGAGGAGTTAAACAAGGCTGAAATAAGAGGGAAAATTTATAATATTCCGGAAAAAATGAAATGTTTTGTTCTCGCTTATAATATGGATAGGATATCAGTAGATACCTTGCTTAATTATTCATGGGATTATATTGTGGAAACGGAAAAGGATGGGAATTTTGTTCTAAATTATATAGCTCCAGGTAGATATAGACTTTTATCTATTTGTACCAAAAGAAGCTATTATAAAGCTGGACAGGTTATAAGATTTGCAGGTGTATCAATCTTTAACGAATTGAAAGTGTTTCATAAAGATCAGGTAATAGGTGGTATTAAGTTTTACGTTACTGAATTTGATATTGAACCTTTGAAAGTTACTGGGATGAATATCGACAGTTTTGGAGTAATAAAATTAAATTTTAATAAGCCACTGAAGGAAGATTCAGTAAGAAATTTTCTGTTATATTGTAGTGATAACTCATTAAAAAGGTATGATATATTGGCAAGATGGGTTGAAAGTGAGGGTAAGAACCTTAACGTCATTGTTAATGGTAAGATTTTGGAAAGGGGTGGAAAACTTTATTATAAAAACGTAAGGGATATTTATGGTAATAAGTCAGGAGGAGAAATTAAAATTAACGCGAAGGAAGTTTTAGCAGATACTATCCCACCTGCAATCAGTAGAATGTATCCCTCGAGTAAGTCATCTAGAGTTAATCCTAAATTTGATTTTATAAGAGTGGATTTTTCTGAGGCTGTTATGTTAATGCCTGGATATATGATTTTAAAGGTGGATAACGATACCATGAGGTATAGTGATATTAAAATAGATGATAATACCGTTTTAATTTATCCATCTATTAGTCCATTAGTTGGTAAAACTATTGAATTAATTTTTAATGGAAATAAAATTACAGATGTGAATAATAATATTATGGGAGATACATTAGTAATTTATCATTTTAAAACTGTTGAAGAGAATAATACCGGATCAGTTTCGGGTAAAATCAGTTCTGATTTCAAAGATAAAAATAAGTTGAGAATTCGCTTAGTAAATGTTGATGATAATTACACAATGACAACACGAGTCGGGGAAAATGCAGAATTTTATATAAACTATCTATTGCCAGGAGATTATTCTATTTTTGTCTGGTATGATGTCAATGAAAACGGGGTATTTGATACTGGAAGTCTGATACCATACAGGGAGTGTGAACCGTTCTGGTTTATTCCTGGTAAAGTAAGTGTTAGAGCAAGGTGGGAAACAGCAGGATTGGAGATATCCCTTGATTGAGATTAATTTCTGGAAAGTACAGGCTTGCGGAAATGATTTTATAATGATAGATAATATGCAAGAGGCATTAAGTGGGGAATTTTTTAAGAAAATTACGCCATTCCTATGTGATCGGAGATTTGGAATTGGAGCTGACGGCGTTATATTTATAAATAAGGCAGAAGGTTTTGATTATGAAATGCGCTATTATAACAGTGACGGATCAGGTCCTGTTATGTGTGGTAATGGTGGAAGAGCGTCTGTATTATTTGTGTTTGAGAAACCAATTGTGAGAAAAAAATGTTATAAGTTTCTGTCAATCGATGGCGAGCATACTGGTATTTATAGTAATAGAGCGGTTTCTGTAACTGTTAGAGGTGGTGAAGTGGAATGTCTGGATAATGAAAGAGAAAAAATATTTTTTGTTAACACTGGTGTACCGCACATTGTGATAGTTAAGGATGAAATTGACAATATTGATATCGATGAGTATGCACAGGGGTTTAGAAGAAAGTATGATGCCAATGTAAACTTGATAGAGAGGGAAAAGTTATCCCATTGGAAAATAAGGACATATGAGAGAGGAGTTGAAGGAGAAACCTATTCTTGCGGTACAGGCACTGTGGCGTCTGCTCTAGTAGTGAGCAGAATTTTTAATGAAAATTTCCCTATTAGATTAAAGGCATTAGGTGGTGATCTGGAAGTGGACTTTATTGACGATCAATACTGGCTAAGTGGTGAAGTAAAAAAGGTTTTTGAAGGTAAAATAACCTGTGAGGTATAAAAATGTATGTGGTGATATTAGCTGGAGGTGCTGGTAAAAGATTCTGGCCATTGAGCAGGAGAGAAAATCCGAAACAATTTCTGGATATTATTGAGAAGAATAGGTCTATGTTGCGTCTGACATATGATAGGCTAAAAAATATAACAGGAATCGAAAATATTTATCTGGTAGCTGGAAGTCAGTTTTTTGAAAAGACACTTGATGATTTGCCAGAGTTTCCACAGGAAAATTATATAATGGAACCGAGCGGTAAAAACACTGCTCCATGTATAGGACTTGCGGCTATTCATTTAATGAAAAAGGATCCAGAGGCTGTAATGGGTGTTTTCCCTGCAGATCATCACATATTAAACACAGATGAATTTATTGAGACCGTAAAACTGGGAGAGAATATTGCTAGAGAAAAGAATGGGCTTGTTACCTTTGGAATCAATCCAACCAAACCTGCTACTGGTTATGGGTACATTCAAATCGATAAGAGAAATGAGTTTATTAAGAATAAGGTTTATAAGGTTAAGACATTTGCAGAAAAGCCGAACCTTGAAACGGCTGTTAAATTCTTAGAAACCAGAGAATTTTTATGGAACAGTGGTATGTTCGTGTGGAAGGTAAGCGTAATTATGAATGCACTCAGGGTATACATGCCTGAATTGTATGAAAGTTTGATGCGTATTCATGATGCAATAGACAAACCCAGGTATGAACATGTATTAAAAACCGAATGGGCATTAATTCATCCTGAATCAATTGACTATGGTGTGATGGAAAAAGCAGGAAATGTATTTGTTGTAAAAAGCGATTTCTTCTGGAGTGATGTGGGCTCATGGGATTCAGTGTATGAGTTGAGTAAAAAAGACGAAAGTGGCAACGTTGCATCGGATAAGTTTGTAGAGATAGATACAGAAGGATGTTTGATATCTTCAAAAAAATTAGTGGCTACTGTTGGAGTTAAAGATTTGATAATAATTCAGTCAGGTGATGCAGTTTTGATAGCGAAACGTGGTGAATCTGAGAAAGTGAAACAGATAGTCGAAAAACTTGAAAAAATGGGATTGAATAAATACTTATGAAGCTATCTCGTCTTGCTGGATATAAAAAAAGAGAGCTAAGGAATCAACTTGTAGAGGTACTTGAAAAATTGGGTTATGCAGTGATTTTTGATAGAGGTGATTTTTCAAATGGTGCATGCAAAGTTTATGAGGATAACAGGGTAGTAATTAATAAATTTTTCCCCATCGATGTCCATTTAGAGTTTTTACTGGACTTCTTAAGTGAGAAGGACCTTTCTAAAATATATCTTTTACCCTCAGTTAGGGAATTGATCGAGAGCCGAGTAAAGAAATAATATGCGAAACAACGATAAAAAAGAGAAACAATATGAATTATGGAAGCTCAGTATCGGCATTATAGAGTTTGTTCTTGTTATAATTTTACTAATAGCTATTGTTGCTTCTGATTTCAGCTTTTTTCTTGAGAATATTTTCTATAAAGTTTTTTCGAATAAGTACATTATATTTGTTGGATTTTCACTGGTTTTGGCTATAGTTCTGGGTATTATACTCTTTCCGTTTAATTTTATTTCGTCCTATATAATAGAACGTAAATACGGATTAAGCAATCAGTCTCTTGTAAAATGGATAATTGAGGAGACAAAGTCTATTGGTATTGGTTTGCCAATTCTTTTGCTAATTCTATTAGTTTTTTATGCTATTATCGTCAATTTTCAAAAGATGTGGTGGATTTTATTTGCTACAGCAATGATATTGTTTTCATTGTTAATTAACTATATAGCACCTGTTATTATTATGCCGATATTTTATAAGTTTGAAAAGGTAGGTGATGAAGGTCTGGTGGATGAGATAAAAGAGTTTTGTAAGAAGATGGGTTTCAAGATTGGAAATATCTATAGATTTAATCTCAGCAAGACGACAAGGAAAGCAAATGCAGGATTTACAGGAATAGGTAAGACAAAGCGAGTAATTATTGCCGACAATCTTATTGACAATTTCGGAAAAGGCGAGATATTAAGTGTAATTGCTCACGAGATAGGACATTATAAATTGGGTCATATTTGGAAGAATTTTCTATTTCAGATTTTAATTGTTTTCTCTCTGCTATTTGTTGCTGACCAGGTGTATTTTAAAATAATTTTTTCAATGGGAATATCTGATAAGTCAAGAATAGCGCTATTACCTATCCTTTACGTGATAATTATAATTGTTCAATTTATTATATCGCCTGTTGTGAATAGTTTTTCGCGTTATCTGGAGTTTGAAGCTGATGAATTTGTGCTTCGTAAAGCCGGAATGGTAGATTCTTTCATATCTTCTTTGAATAAACTTTCAGAAATAAACCTTATTGATCGACGGCCTCAAAAGATTGTGGAGTTCTTTTTTCATTCCCATCCATCTGTTGAGCGAAGAATAAAAAGAATCAAAACGTTAGCTGAGAAAGGTTTAAATTGAGATTTAAAAAACTATATTCAGTTTTGACTGCCTTTTTATGTTTATCCGTTTCATTCTGCAGATGCGGTGAAAAGGATTTTGTCAGCCTGAGGAAACGAATGGTGACTACTCAAATAATTGCACGAGGAATCATAGATAAAAAGATCATAGATGCGATGATGAAAGTTCCAAGACATCTTTTTGTTCCAGCGGAGTATGTAAGCGAAGCCTATAATGACTGTCCGTTACCGATAGGGTATAGGCAGACGATTTCGCAGCCATATATCGTTGCATTTATGACCGAAAAATTGGAATTGGATGGTGATGATAAGGTATTGGAGATAGGGACTGGTTCTGGTTATCAGGCAGCTGTGCTTGCCGAAATTGTAGACTCTGTGTTTACTGTAGAAATTATTAAGGCACTTAGTAAAAGAGCACAAGAGGTGATAAAGAAATTGGGTTATAAAAATGTACTCTTTAAAGTGGGGAATGGATGGTTTGGCTGGAAAGAGCATGCTCCTTATGATGCAATAATTGTTACCGCTGCAGCTGATACGATACCCGTAGAACTTGTGAATCAGTTAAAAAACGGTGGTAGAATGGTAATTCCAATAGGTCCTCAATTCTCATTGCAGTTTCTCTATCTAATAGAGAAAAAATTGAATAGGATAAGTATTAAGAATCTTTTACCTGTAAGATTTGTCCCGCTTATTAAAGAAAGTGAAGAGTAAACCTTTTGAAGGGTGAAGATGAAGAGGAGAGATTTTTTTAAATGGCTGTCTTTTAGCACTGGTTTCTTTTTTATCACAAAGGGAGTAAAAGGATTGGAGTATTATCCAAATCCATCGGATAAAAAGTGGGCAATATTATATAGTACCTGGTGTGGTACTGCAAGGGATGCTGCGGTATGGATTTCGGAAGGTATGGGTGGTATTGCCAATGTATTTGATATAAGAGAAGAGGTTAATTTAAATCCTTATGATCATATTATTGTTGGTGGAGCTATTAGATATGGGCGGACGTCAGATAGGCTTGAGAAGTATTTAAGAGAAAATAGCGACTGGCTGTCGAAAAAATTATGCGGGTTATTTGTTGTCTGTGGTAATATGCAAAGACCTGTGACACCTGAAGTTCATCGAAAATTATTGATAACTATCTTGCAATTATCTGTAAGGTTGGCGGTGTTCCATCGAGGGTATTTCTTGGAAGAATGACACTAGTTTTACTAGAACCTGAATTAAGGAAGATGATAAAACCCTTTAGTGAATATGATAACCTGAAAAGAAAAGAATGTATGGAATTTGGTGCTGAGGTTTATAACTATGTTAACTCGGTAAAAAAATAGGAAATGATTACTTCTATCTAATGTTCAAGAACGATTAACTTTGAGTGTTTTAAAGCGAATTTTAAATAATAAAATTTTTTTGAAAACAGGGGTAAAAAATATAAATTTTTTTATGGTTGCTTCTCTTGATTTCGAAGACTACAACGAATCATATAGATACAAGTGGGACGAATTTGTTGAAAATAGTGCCAATGGTACAATTTTTCATCTTAGAAAATTTCTTTCATACCATCCTCCTGATCGATTCAATGATTCTTCGATTGTAATCAAGAAAAATGATCAGATATTTGCGTTATTTCCTGCAGTGAGTGTTGATTATATGGGGAAAAGGGCGCTTTTTTCTCATCGTGGAGCGAGCTATGGGGGTTTTGTTTATAATGCTACTCTTTCGATATCTTCTGCGTTCAGTATGGTGAGACGCCTTGTGGATTATGCTTATGAAAAGGGATTTGAGAAGATAGTTATTACAATACCCCCGATAATATATAGTAAAAGACCTTCGCAATATATAGATTTTTCACTGTTGAAAAATGGTTTCAAATATTTAAAAAAAGAGCTTTCAAGTATTCTTTTTCTTGAGGAGAGTATCGAGGAAAATGTGAAAAAATTTAAGCAGGTGAACAGGACTGCTTTTAGAAAAGCTATGAAGCTGGGAGTTGAGGTTCGAGAGAGTGAGGATTGGGAGGTTTTCTATGACATTTTAAAAAATAATTTAAAAATCAGGCACAATGTAAAGCCAACGCACTCCCTTGAAGAATTACTGAAATTGAAAAATATTTTTCCCGATAGAATTCGACTTTATGGTGCATATTTAAGAGATGAAATGATAGCTGGTGTTGTGATGTTTGATTGTAATTCTCAAGTTTCACTTGCTTTTTATATTAGTCATCGAGAGGATATGCAGCAATATCGTGGTGTGAATTTATTATTTTACTATATAATAGAGGATTCAATTAAGAGGGGATTTAAGTATCTAGATTTTGGAATTTTCACTGTTAATATGGAGCCAAATTTTGGATTGGGGAGATTTAAAGAAGGATTTGGAGCCACTGGAATTTTTAGAGATACTTTCTATATTGACCTAAAATAAAATTATAATCCTGAGCTAAAAATGTCGATGAGCATAAGAAGTTTAACAAAGCAGACACTTATTTATGGCGTTGGGACTATTCTGGCAAGATTTGTTACATTTCTTCTATTACCTTTGTATACAAACATATTATCCCCAGAAGATTATGGTCTTACATCGCTTGTATTTGCCTTTCTGGGTTTTATGAATATTATATATAACTATGGTCTGGACTCTGCAATGATGAGGTTTTACTCGGATGATTCAAATACAAAGGATAAAGATATTATATTTTCAACATCGGTGTTTTTATCTATTCTAACAAGTTTAATTTTTACTATGCTGATTTTATTCTCCTGTAGGTATTTAAGTGGTATGCTTCTCTCCTCTAAAGAATATAGTGTTCTTATAAAATACGCAGCTTTTATATTACTTTTTGACTGTCTTGCACATCTGCCTTATGCGTTATTGCGTCTGAAAGAGAAGGCTCTCCTTTTTATGTCAATACGGATTGCAAATGTTGTTATTGTCTTTACACTGAATATTTATCTAGTAGCTATGCTAAGGAAAGGTGTAGAGGGGATATTTTTAAGTAATCTTGTGACTAGTGTTGTTACTACCATAATTCTTTATCTGCTCATTTTAAGAGAGATTAAACCATTATTTTCATTTATGCATGTGAAGCAGTTAATTCTTTTTGGACTTCCCTTCGTTCCTGCTGGACTTGCCTCTGTAACAATGGAAATGCTGAATAGGTATATCATAAGTCATATGCTTGATTTAAAAGCGGTTGGTATTTTCAGTGCGGGTTTTAAACTCGGGATTTTTATGTTGCTTTTGACCACTGCATTTTATTATGCCTGGCAACCTTTTTTTTTAAAAGCGGG
The sequence above is drawn from the Candidatus Neomarinimicrobiota bacterium genome and encodes:
- a CDS encoding aminotransferase class I/II-fold pyridoxal phosphate-dependent enzyme — translated: MDIFEKCYRFHDAQIAREQGWYPYFVPFTGGDGTVVEYNGKNIIMIGSNNYLGLTNHPRLIEAAENALRKYGTGRTGSRFLNGTIDIHLEFEKELAEFVGKESALIFSTGYLVNLGVISTLLGKNDVVVIDRLDHASIVDGCLLSRAEILRFRHNDIENLKQVIFRIPKDKGVLVVVDGIFSMEGDIAKLPEIVEIVKNRKGARLMVDDAHSLGVLGPKGSGTSSHFGLTEHVDLIMGTFSKSFAAVGGFIAGDEYVIDYIRHHTRSFIFTASLPPSVVASTREALKIIKEDDQRRENLWKISNYMRDSFKSLGFDTSTSETPIIPIVIGDSIKTFLFWKKLFQEGVYTNAVVAPAVPENSARLRTSYIATHTFEQMDYVLSKFEKVGKELGII
- a CDS encoding protein-L-isoaspartate(D-aspartate) O-methyltransferase translates to MVTTQIIARGIIDKKIIDAMMKVPRHLFVPAEYVSEAYNDCPLPIGYRQTISQPYIVAFMTEKLELDGDDKVLEIGTGSGYQAAVLAEIVDSVFTVEIIKALSKRAQEVIKKLGYKNVLFKVGNGWFGWKEHAPYDAIIVTAAADTIPVELVNQLKNGGRMVIPIGPQFSLQFLYLIEKKLNRISIKNLLPVRFVPLIKESEE
- a CDS encoding GNAT family N-acetyltransferase — its product is MVASLDFEDYNESYRYKWDEFVENSANGTIFHLRKFLSYHPPDRFNDSSIVIKKNDQIFALFPAVSVDYMGKRALFSHRGASYGGFVYNATLSISSAFSMVRRLVDYAYEKGFEKIVITIPPIIYSKRPSQYIDFSLLKNGFKYLKKELSSILFLEESIEENVKKFKQVNRTAFRKAMKLGVEVRESEDWEVFYDILKNNLKIRHNVKPTHSLEELLKLKNIFPDRIRLYGAYLRDEMIAGVVMFDCNSQVSLAFYISHREDMQQYRGVNLLFYYIIEDSIKRGFKYLDFGIFTVNMEPNFGLGRFKEGFGATGIFRDTFYIDLK
- a CDS encoding Ig-like domain-containing protein; the encoded protein is MINFHYNRFLLTGSAVYIVLVLAIFIGCAAISPPTGGPEDKRGPVLISTIPENQSTNISDLDYIEFIFDEHIQIRNPEVYLSITPSLDYKPEIKVKKKRIIIENLKSLKDNTTYVFSFGRSVQDVHGNFVDKEVKLAFSTGEELNKAEIRGKIYNIPEKMKCFVLAYNMDRISVDTLLNYSWDYIVETEKDGNFVLNYIAPGRYRLLSICTKRSYYKAGQVIRFAGVSIFNELKVFHKDQVIGGIKFYVTEFDIEPLKVTGMNIDSFGVIKLNFNKPLKEDSVRNFLLYCSDNSLKRYDILARWVESEGKNLNVIVNGKILERGGKLYYKNVRDIYGNKSGGEIKINAKEVLADTIPPAISRMYPSSKSSRVNPKFDFIRVDFSEAVMLMPGYMILKVDNDTMRYSDIKIDDNTVLIYPSISPLVGKTIELIFNGNKITDVNNNIMGDTLVIYHFKTVEENNTGSVSGKISSDFKDKNKLRIRLVNVDDNYTMTTRVGENAEFYINYLLPGDYSIFVWYDVNENGVFDTGSLIPYRECEPFWFIPGKVSVRARWETAGLEISLD
- a CDS encoding oligosaccharide flippase family protein; the protein is MSIRSLTKQTLIYGVGTILARFVTFLLLPLYTNILSPEDYGLTSLVFAFLGFMNIIYNYGLDSAMMRFYSDDSNTKDKDIIFSTSVFLSILTSLIFTMLILFSCRYLSGMLLSSKEYSVLIKYAAFILLFDCLAHLPYALLRLKEKALLFMSIRIANVVIVFTLNIYLVAMLRKGVEGIFLSNLVTSVVTTIILYLLILREIKPLFSFMHVKQLILFGLPFVPAGLASVTMEMLNRYIISHMLDLKAVGIFSAGFKLGIFMLLLTTAFYYAWQPFFLKAGKKESSKVLFSKVFNYFVLVAMSTWLILTIFIKEIVNFHIGNIYLVGKEYQSCISIVPYILLGYVFYGINIVFLPGIYFEKKTKFIAINTLISAAINVAFNFILIPYLGIVGSAIASLIGYVTLAILTFFTSQRCFKINYNFRRVFVTLLISIVIGYILFVTQPSSIIKILSIIVYAMLLIIFGSIKKEEINSIISAFKKYL
- a CDS encoding diaminopimelate epimerase, translating into MIEINFWKVQACGNDFIMIDNMQEALSGEFFKKITPFLCDRRFGIGADGVIFINKAEGFDYEMRYYNSDGSGPVMCGNGGRASVLFVFEKPIVRKKCYKFLSIDGEHTGIYSNRAVSVTVRGGEVECLDNEREKIFFVNTGVPHIVIVKDEIDNIDIDEYAQGFRRKYDANVNLIEREKLSHWKIRTYERGVEGETYSCGTGTVASALVVSRIFNENFPIRLKALGGDLEVDFIDDQYWLSGEVKKVFEGKITCEV
- a CDS encoding M48 family metallopeptidase, yielding MRNNDKKEKQYELWKLSIGIIEFVLVIILLIAIVASDFSFFLENIFYKVFSNKYIIFVGFSLVLAIVLGIILFPFNFISSYIIERKYGLSNQSLVKWIIEETKSIGIGLPILLLILLVFYAIIVNFQKMWWILFATAMILFSLLINYIAPVIIMPIFYKFEKVGDEGLVDEIKEFCKKMGFKIGNIYRFNLSKTTRKANAGFTGIGKTKRVIIADNLIDNFGKGEILSVIAHEIGHYKLGHIWKNFLFQILIVFSLLFVADQVYFKIIFSMGISDKSRIALLPILYVIIIIVQFIISPVVNSFSRYLEFEADEFVLRKAGMVDSFISSLNKLSEINLIDRRPQKIVEFFFHSHPSVERRIKRIKTLAEKGLN
- a CDS encoding mannose-1-phosphate guanylyltransferase, which encodes MYVVILAGGAGKRFWPLSRRENPKQFLDIIEKNRSMLRLTYDRLKNITGIENIYLVAGSQFFEKTLDDLPEFPQENYIMEPSGKNTAPCIGLAAIHLMKKDPEAVMGVFPADHHILNTDEFIETVKLGENIAREKNGLVTFGINPTKPATGYGYIQIDKRNEFIKNKVYKVKTFAEKPNLETAVKFLETREFLWNSGMFVWKVSVIMNALRVYMPELYESLMRIHDAIDKPRYEHVLKTEWALIHPESIDYGVMEKAGNVFVVKSDFFWSDVGSWDSVYELSKKDESGNVASDKFVEIDTEGCLISSKKLVATVGVKDLIIIQSGDAVLIAKRGESEKVKQIVEKLEKMGLNKYL